GACCTCCACATCCGTGCCTACTTCTCACCTGAAATacctgagggtttcttccagAGGTAAGTAGTGGTTTCCAGCCCTCAATGATGTTGTGTGGTTCAGGGTTTGCTCAGTGCAGTGCCAGTATGACTATCAGCAAGCCCTTGGCTGTTGAGACCATATCAGCTGAGGCATGAGGCTGGGACTCAGGAGACCAGGGCAGCTTCTGAGCTCTGCTACAGACGTGTGAAGCCCTGGATGAGCCATTTCAATGTTCACTGCCTGGACCTGAGCAAGGACCATGCTTCTTCTGGTTCATCTTTCATCTGAGGTGGTTTTTGGCTAGTCTATGCCCATCCAGGCAGTCAGAGGCCTCCCAGTCCCACCTGAGGATTGTCCAGTTTCTACAAGTGCTGGGACTGTTCCAGTTTCTGGAACGTATCCCATCCTTGTGGGGTTCTCAACTTACATCAAGAGATTTATCTGATGGCCAATTCCAGAAGCAGCTTTTGGCTTAagaggcagctcctgctgcttgaGCTTTTGGTAGGGCAGGGTCCTCATTTAGTGTCTGCATCTGTTTCTACTGAAATTTGGTTCATATTTCTCAAGTCTACCTGGTGCCACACTTTCTCCCAGTGTTAAGAGATAAGCAGGCAAGATGGTGGTGAAAGCTGTGGGCACTCTCCTTTCAGGCTCTTGGTGAAAGCTTGCTCCTTTTACTCCACACACTGGGTGGCCAAGGCAACCTGCTTACTCATATGCAATGGCAAACCTCTGCTGATCAAAGAGAACAACCAGAGGGCCTACAGCTACCTGGAGCTTCGCTGCAGAAAGCCAGCAGGAAGGATGGGTAAGGATCCCTGATCCTTATTTCATGACTCCCAATCACATGCCTCTCCTTAGCTCCCCCTGTCACATCTACTCCTCTGACTAGAGCATCCCAGAAGCCTCTGACATATGTTCTGATCCAGCCAGGGTCCACCAGCAGTTCAGGCTTCCTCTCAAGGAAAGAGAAagtcatgaaagaaaaaagtcaagTTTTCAGTCTTCTCATGGAGCAAATGGGTCGTCTTTTCCCATAAGATCCCAGCAGAGTACAGTCTCAGGCTGGGTCTCCAAGTGATAGGCAAAAAGGCCTTCCAAGTTGTGGACCTCTTCCAACTTATCTTTTAATTCCCTTTGGAGGCCAGTGAGCCTTCAGAAATGGAGTTGGTACAACCATTCTGGCTGTGGTCTGGTGGGCTGGAAGTAATGCGTCACCGTAGCatctcctgggctgctgcagtCAGGTGGCTGTGAGTAAGCAAAATGTTCTTCTTTTGCCTGGAAGGTTTCCAGGTTGCCTGGGACTTCCTCATGGCAGTTGTGTTCATCATCCAGAAGCTCGCCGAGGGGTGGCCAGGGCTGCATGTGTGCATGAAGAGCCCGTGCCGAACAGCcggctgtcctgcagagctcaTCTGGCCAGACATGGATGGCACAAATGCCATGTAGGTATACCACACGCCCCTCCAAGCCGAGGACTGGAGCCGGGTGGTGCTGCTGCAATGCTGGTGGGGCTGGCCAGCTTCTAAAAGCCATGTGAAATTTGTTGTGAAACTTGCTGGTCACCATGTTTCCTTTCTACTGACAACAGCAGCCCTTGTACTAGATGGTGTTAGCATTTACTTGTGTGGGAAATTCAAGCATggaaagaaaggtgaaaaagttGAAACTCTGGGACTCAGGCATGTGATATCCATCCTGGCAAGGTACCCACATGTTGCCTATCTCATATGCTCAGGTGCTCAGGCACctgggaaggcagcagctgtCCCACTAATGGCAGGACCTCATGTCAGGGTGGAAAGAGTCTTCCATCACCTTGGTATCATCTTCCATGGGAAGTGCCAagggcagctcctgctccttctACTTCTCAGGGCTTTTTCCTCCACAGGACGAAGGAAGATGTCAAAACCTGTGGGACGTGCAGGCACCGCTTtggcacagagctgctcctgcccaaAGGTTAGCCCAATAGTCCTGGGTTTACACTGCAACAGTGCTCAGGGTGGGAAAAGGGCTGAGGGTTTAATGGAGCTGAGGTGCTGATGGTGTCATCTCATCGCCCCAGTGCCCAGGAAGCTGGAGGAGCCCGCGGTGCAGACTTCTGCTCAGTATTATGTGACAAGCTATGGGACCACAACCTTTGGGCACAGCAGCATCCATGTCAATCAGCAGGTAAGGAGGCTGCCACCTCCCCTTGCCCAGGGTACAACACTGGTGGCCAGGCTCATCCTCTCCCCTTGTTCCTGAAATGAGGGAGTGCAGCTACTTCCAGCCTGGGGAGGGACACCCCAACTCTCAGCAAAGCTCTGGTTACCATGCTCCTCCCTGAGATAGCACTACCTCTGTGCCCCAGAGCCAAGCTCTGGGTCATTCATATTGTAGTTCCTGCCTTATTTTTCCAGAACATCTCAAGTGAGTAACTGGGCCAGTGGGGAAGCACttgctgaagaaagaagaattatttttgtttagccAAAGCCTAGCTGTCCTCAACATGCTTTGCTTGCAAGTCATGTTTGCAGCCTtaagacacagaaataaatacatccCTTCATGCATGGCTAGTCACCTTGTTTACACAAATGTAAGAGGGGGAACATGCTGGCAAGCGTTCTGGTATGAGCCTGCTGCCAGCAGGGGCTTTGCTGGGACAAATCCCCAAGGTTCTGGGAGATGGGGGGTGTGAATGGTGAATGTCTTGCACTGATAGTGGGAGCAGATGTCCAGGCAACATCAGCAAGCAGGAAGCACCtttctatacatatatatttaaacttagaaaacttaagaaaataaatctgtagaATGACCGCATTCCCCAAAACCACGTTAGCAGCtgatggagagaaaaagcaatgtGTCAGGTCCTGGACGAGCAGGTGAAGGTGCGGGGAGCCAGGGAGGAAAGGTCCCCAATATTGGTATCACACCACAGTGTTGCTGGGGGGATGCTGGTTTGCACAGCCCCCAATGCCCAGTGGTTCCCTGCAAGCTGGTGCGGCCACAGGGAGCAGGGGGTGGTAGCGGGGGTCAGTCCATCTGCATGTTGTACTGCTCGATGAGCTCGAAGAGGCTGAAGGAGTCAGAGAGCTGCAGGCTGATGGTGCCACTGTCGAGGGAGGAGGCTCCCTCCCGCAGCACCTGCTCATGCCAGTACTCGCAGAACTTGGGCACCAGCTGTGGCAGCAAACCGTCAGGGTTACAGGCAGGGTTAGGGACAGCTGCCTGATGTGACTGCAatgccctgcacagccccatcCTCCTGGAGTGGAGGAAGGAATTGTGCATGGAACCCTGtacctcccccagcccctgagGGTCCCCAACCATGGCAGCTGCCTCTCACCCCACCCTGAGTGTCtcctggcccaggcagctgctccctgcctaGGCTGGCCCTCCCTGGACTCCTGTCCCCGCAAGGGTCTCCTCCCCAGGCACCTGCCCCTCCATATTCCCCTACTCCCCAAGGGTTCGCCTCTGTGGGCACCCAGCCCCTCCCACATCCCCAAGCCCCAGAGGGTCCTGCTCCTTTGGCGCCCAGCCTCTGCTGTCTCCCCATCACTCAGTTCTTCCATCTCTTCCAGACCCCAAAGTATCCCCTCTTTGGGTACCCAGATCCTCATGTCCCTGGACACACAGGGTCCCCCTCCTAGGGCTACCAGACACCCATCTTCCCCTGGCCTGCAGGGGTCCCCCCTCCTGATGTACCCAGACGCCCCCATCTCTCTGGGACCCTGAGGGACCCCCCCCGCCTTGAGTACTCAGATCCCCATCTCCCCTGGCCCCCTAAAGTCTACCCCCTCCTTGGGCAGCAGTGGTGGGTATTGATTCCTGCACCTTGACCAAGATGAGCTTGGACTCCTTGGGCTTGGCCTTGGAGAAGGACTGCCCAAAGCAGAGGTAGATGGTGAAGTCAGGGGACCGCTTCCTTTGTCTGTTGCGGAAGTCCCTCAGCCCTGCAAGGGAAGACAGGGCTCAGTTTTGTGGCGAGCCTGGGAGGCTACAGATGCTTGTGTGAGACaccgcccccctcccccctcccccccgccccctcacTCCCTTGCCCACCTGTGCAAAACTCATTGAAATCAAAGATGGGGGTTTCCTGGCCCCGGCAGAGCAGGTTGGGTGAGGGGTCCTCTATGCCCTCGAGCTGCTGGGACAGCGCCCAGAAGACTTTGCACTTCTTCAGGCGCGTGGCAAAGAGCTTACAAGCACGTTGCTCCAGCTGCAGTCCCGCGCTGCCCAGCAACTCCTCAGTGTAATGCCGCTGCTTGCTGTCAGCCAGATCGGCGGGGCTGGGAAAGCGCACCAGGTGCCCGGGGCACCCGGCCACCGCTGGGTCGAAGGGCTGGTACACCAGCAGGCACTGGCTGTTCACCACCTCCTCCTGGTGGAAGAGCTTCCCCCGGTAGTAGATGCTGACATCCAGGTTGGGGATGATACCATCTGCACCAGGTAGTGATCAGcagctgcacccccaaacccaaatgCTCTCCCTCCCCACACCCTCCAAGCATTAGTAACtattaataattatatataataattatatattataaCTATAATTTATAGCTATTAATAATAATGCTCACCTGTGTTATCCTCCAGTGGCGGCGGTGCAGTGGAGGTGAAGAGCATCAcctcccctggggacagcacagggaCCGTGACCTCTGGAATGTGACATGGCGGTGGCATGGCCCCTGTGGCAGGAGACAGGCAGCATCAGCACTGcgatttgggggtgcagtggaGTGGGGGGGTTGCATTGGCATGGGATGCATGCGGCAGCATCCCAGCCTCTTCCCACTTCGTCACGGCACTCACACACCTGGGGCTGgatcctgccccacagcactcACCTTGCTCCCCCAGCAACATGGGGCCTGGGAGGCTGTAGGTGCCCAAGAGAGGCTGCTCTGCCACGGGCACCCATTGCTGAAATGTTGGTGGGGCAATGCAGTTGTTTTGTCTGGGGTCTGGGTGAGGCTGGAGCAGGGTGTCCTGGTGGGGGACTTCCCCTGCAGAGAAATCCCTGTTGGGAAGGGACTGGGGTCTCCCACCCATAGCATCACCCACCCTGCAAACAGGGCCAGTCTCACCTGAAGGCACCCAGGATGGGTTCGGGGGGCCCACGTTGTGGGAGGAGATGTCGCACTGCTTCAGCACCCACTCCAGGTCCTCCATCATTGAGGACTGTGTGGGGTCAGTGCTGCCTGAGAAGGGTCACAGCAGGTAGGAGGTCTCACAACCTCAAAAGCAGCCCTGCCTGAGCCTACCAGGGTACCCCTCAAAAAACATTGGGGGACAAGTGCCTACCTGGGGGGGCGATTTCTGGAGCCATGTCTTGGGTGTTGAGCTCCAGCTGTGAAGGGAAGCAGGATGGGGTCTTACCACTGTG
Above is a window of Caloenas nicobarica isolate bCalNic1 chromosome 5, bCalNic1.hap1, whole genome shotgun sequence DNA encoding:
- the IRF7 gene encoding interferon regulatory factor 7 isoform X2, encoding MAAPQSEGEAQKLRFGPWLVSAVSSGRYRGLRWIDPAHSAFRIPWKHNARKDVTSSDLEVFKAWAKASGRYEDPEDPAKWKTNFRCALTSTRMFVLLEDHSKCGDDPHKVYAIAPATRCQGEEGDFGSPDPVVDQQVQLELNTQDMAPEIAPPGSTDPTQSSMMEDLEWVLKQCDISSHNVGPPNPSWVPSGEVPHQDTLLQPHPDPRQNNCIAPPTFQQWVPVAEQPLLGTYSLPGPMLLGEQGAMPPPCHIPEVTVPVLSPGEVMLFTSTAPPPLEDNTDGIIPNLDVSIYYRGKLFHQEEVVNSQCLLVYQPFDPAVAGCPGHLVRFPSPADLADSKQRHYTEELLGSAGLQLEQRACKLFATRLKKCKVFWALSQQLEGIEDPSPNLLCRGQETPIFDFNEFCTGLRDFRNRQRKRSPDFTIYLCFGQSFSKAKPKESKLILVKLVPKFCEYWHEQVLREGASSLDSGTISLQLSDSFSLFELIEQYNMQMD
- the IRF7 gene encoding interferon regulatory factor 7 isoform X1; the protein is MAAPQSEGEAQKLRFGPWLVSAVSSGRYRGLRWIDPAHSAFRIPWKHNARKDVTSSDLEVFKAWAKASGRYEDPEDPAKWKTNFRCALTSTRMFVLLEDHSKCGDDPHKVYAIAPATRCQGEEGDFGSPDPVVDQQVQLELNTQDMAPEIAPPGSTDPTQSSMMEDLEWVLKQCDISSHNVGPPNPSWVPSGETGPVCRVGDAMGGRPQSLPNRDFSAGEVPHQDTLLQPHPDPRQNNCIAPPTFQQWVPVAEQPLLGTYSLPGPMLLGEQGAMPPPCHIPEVTVPVLSPGEVMLFTSTAPPPLEDNTDGIIPNLDVSIYYRGKLFHQEEVVNSQCLLVYQPFDPAVAGCPGHLVRFPSPADLADSKQRHYTEELLGSAGLQLEQRACKLFATRLKKCKVFWALSQQLEGIEDPSPNLLCRGQETPIFDFNEFCTGLRDFRNRQRKRSPDFTIYLCFGQSFSKAKPKESKLILVKLVPKFCEYWHEQVLREGASSLDSGTISLQLSDSFSLFELIEQYNMQMD